In Nicotiana tabacum cultivar K326 chromosome 2, ASM71507v2, whole genome shotgun sequence, the following proteins share a genomic window:
- the LOC107796555 gene encoding uncharacterized protein LOC107796555, with the protein MRREISGLKTLIMKDSSSAYCIHCFAHKLQLTLVAMSKKHLDVEDFFCHVTNVLNIIGVSFKRKDLLRHLQAEKLEQLLESGEVHTGRGLNQERGLQIPDDTHWGSHFKTLDNFIVIFSSIIFVLEVIEHEGSTLNERNQAKYLLSEKITFKFVFMLHLMLKVLAMSNELNKILQKRNQDIVNAVEFLNITKKILQDMRETR; encoded by the coding sequence ATGAGGAGAGAGATAAGTGGTCTCAAGACTTTGATTATGAAAGACAGCTCATCGGCATATTGCATTCATTGCTTTGCTCATAAATTGCAATTAACACTTGTAGCTATGTCTAAAAAGCATTTGGATGTCGAAGACTTCTTTTGTCATGTTACTAATGTGTTGAATATCATTGGAGTATCTTTTAAGCGCAAAGATTTGCTTCGCCATCTTCAAGCTGAAAAATTGGAGCAATTACTTGAGTCTGGTGAAGTTCATACCGGGCGAGGACTAAATCAAGAACGCGGGCTTCAAATACCAGATGATACTCATTGGGGATCACATTTCAAAACATTAGATaactttattgttattttttcatCAATTATTTTTGTGCTTGAAGTGATTGAACATGAAGGTTCTACATTAAATGAGAGAAATCAAGCAAAATATCTTTTGAGTGAGAAAATAACATTCAAATTTGTTTTTATGCTTCACTTGATGTTGAAAGTTTTGGCAATGTCAAATGAGTTGAACAAGATCCTACAAAAGAGGAATCAAGATATTGTTAATGCCGTGGAGTTTCTTAACATTACAAAGAAAATATTGCAAGATATGAGGGAAACTAGATAG
- the LOC107796554 gene encoding uncharacterized protein LOC107796554: protein MNSIWGHLKVIQEKDYIQQGPCQPSKHQFPKSQIGGRMRQFVPSWFNGQFSKWLEYSVKKDAAFCLCCYFFKNEFIHRSVGEFYTKNGFRDWNKGLERLHLHVGDVNSAHDKCFKKMLDLSNYHQSIQVVFDKHSEKLKSEYQMRLEASIDVARLLLLYGLPFRGHDESESSTNQGLFLGFLQWHGDNHLDVGKAILENAPQNDTLTCPMIQKDIINACAKKILKAIIGDLNGDYFGILVDESKDISHKEQMALVLHYVDKNGELVERFVGLVHVSNTSACSLKEAIYSLLLDHSLSPS, encoded by the coding sequence ATGAACTCGATTTGGGGTCACTTAAAGGTGATCCAGGAGAAAGATTATATTCAACAAGGTCCTTGTCAACCTTCCAAGCATCAATTTCCCAAATCTCAAATAGGAGGAAGAATGCGTCAATTTGTTCCAAGTTGGTTCAATGGCCAATTTTCTAAATGGTTGGAGTATAGTGTAAAGAAAGATGCGGCATTTTGcttatgttgttattttttcaaaaatgaatttATTCATAGAAGTGTGGGTGAATTTTATACAAAAAATGGTTTTAGGGATTGGAATAAGGGTCTTGAAAGATTGCATTTACATGTTGGTGATGTTAATAGTGCCCATGATAAATGTTTCAAGAAGATGCTAGATTTATCAAATTATCATCAATCAATTCAAGTTGTTTTTGATAAGCACTCCGAGAAGTTGAAAAGTGAGTATCAAATGCGTTTAGAAGCATCAATTGATGTGGCAAGACTTCTATTGTTGTATGGATTGCCTTTTAGGGGTCATGACGAAAGTGAATCTTCAACAAATCAAGGCCTCTTTCTAGGATTCTTACAATGGCATGGGGACAATCATCTGGATGTGGGAAAAGCAATATTAGAAAATGCTCCACAAAATGATACTTTGACTTGCCCTATGATccaaaaggatattatcaatgcttgtgcaaaaaaaatattaaaggcTATAATTGGAGACTTGAATGGAGATTACTTTGGTATATTAGTTGATGAGTCCAAAGATATCTCACACAAAGAACAAATGGCTCTTGTTTTGCATTATGTTGATAAGAATGGTGAACTGGTAGAGAGATTTGTTGGTCTTGTCCATGTTAGTAATACATCGGCATGCTCATTGAAGGAAGCAATCTACTCTTTGCTTTTGGACCACTCACTAAGTCCATCCTAA